The nucleotide sequence TTTGCCTCCACCATTGCATCCCTGCAGTGTTGTCCATCAGAGCTTCTCCAGGTAAAGAAAAGGTTGTTGCATCCACTCATTTCAGAAGGAGATGCTCCTCCTGGGGTCAGCTCCGCCTAGTGGCCTGTGGCCAGTTgttatgcatgcacattcactACCCAACTTACATTCTCCTCTTCCTGTTATAAGAATGTATGCAGGAAAGCCTGCCGGTAAAGAAATGAATTTGAACATCTGGGTCCCTGGATGTTAAATAgaaacaattattattttaatattgtcaTCATGATTTCTGAGTATGAAAATGTTTGATTTCAATATATGTTTATGTATCAGTTTTCAATCATGCTTCTATTACTTCCACACCCAGTGGTAGGATATTTTAAATTGATGCCTTTTGTACTGAATATAACCAAGGAAGTATTATGAAAGGCATTTATTAGCTGATTTTCCAAGGTTTAAGGTGTCTTGAGTTAATTGTTCAAAAAAAAACTTAAATAATACAGAAAACACAGATTTAATAGCACCAGAAACACCCAAATGTACTAACCAGCCAAGCCAAAAGctactgttttgctgttttgtttttaattatttacttgtttttaatcCTGTTATTTattctgtgaactaccctgagatcttatgatgagaGGCGgtgtataaatctaataaattaaactaaattaaattaACAATGTAAGTTGAAATACTTGTGTGTGTGCAGTACACTTAAATCAGAAAGGAATTTTATTTGCTTTCCAAAACAGTAGCTGTATTGGTCTATTGtactaaagaaaaaggaaaagtcctCTTTGTTggagcttacttcagagtagtcATGCATCGCACTGGGATATTCTAATCCCAAAGTCGATATGTTGAAGACTGAAACAAGACAGACTTTATTCTGAAATATTAAGTCCCCAACACTTTTACCTCTAGTTCTTCCCACTGCCGGTGGGAATGCCACCAAGAGAAAAATGGTTTCCCACCTTGGTCTCAGGGCCgatccacccatgaggcaagtgaGACGACAGCCTCAGGCACCACAGTCCAGCAGGGCTGCAGATCCCCATGCTGATTTTTGTtccccctttgttcctgatgtagatcttcccttaCCCCATCTTctctggtggggagggaggatgcctgttatgtactgagttgaataggatccaaactgcagcagtctgattggtcctagaacaataggatccaaaaggcagcagtctgattggtcctagaacaataggattcagaatgcagcagtctgattggtcctagaacaatgcagcagtatgattggttggcaggaactacccaatcatgctccagatagaagtgaatccacaacctgattggcttacagtagaattccggaattagccaatcatgtgcagcccattgtgtaaataatgtatataaagcagatactttgaggggactttcattcattcctcctcaccactatgagctgaataaagagcatgaaatcactttgcgactctgagtatatttcactggcgacgaaggtgggatcccgctgagctgactgccacacacagcaccgcagcaccgccacctgccgcaccgctgcctcgcaccgtgtatccaggcttcagctccgggacacaaggaactcagaatggcaaccgacaacagcttctcgccattcaacccagcatctggagactgggaagcgtacgcctcccgtttcaccttcctcctagaagccaaaggggtcatcgacgaagaagacgccaagaagagggcgatattcttcagcgtctgcggagaggagacgtttgaaattgcccgggccctccttgcgcctgaagacgtcgctactgttccatacaaaacaataatggaacagctgaaggggcacttttcgccgcagccctcagtggtggctcgtcgaaatgccttctacgcaaagcggcaagcccctggggaaaccataactgggtttgtgacctctctccgccaagccgcccggttctgcaacttctcagagctggagaacatgcttcgtgaccgcctcgtcggtggcctgaaggatgagaagctgcaacgacgcctctacgctaagaaggacctaacgttccaggtcgctctggaggaggccctggcaacggaagctgccgagaggtcgacgcaagaggcacggccgagccagccgtcccaaccgagggtccaccacgaagacctcaccgatgactcaggatccgacagggaggaggtgcaccgagtacagcagcgcactcaagcagcccacataccacagctgcctcgacgaggagggaactgcgcaagctgtggagaaagtcacgagaggaggacctgccgtttccgcaacgcagagtgcaggcagtgcagaaaattgggacacatcgcccgggtgtgtcgggctcggcccacccgacgccaggcatcagatgaccaatccaagagccccaggtcccggggcccaacgcaccaaggcaactcgacagagctcacggacttccaggtataccagttgccccaccccaacgtagagaaaatttatgttgacgtacagatagagggggccccatgccgcatggagcttgacacgggttcaactctatccataatctcggcaaggaccttaaggaaactgtgtcctactgggggtcccaaactcaggccggccccattcaccctccgggacttccaaaaacgtaaggtccccacaatgggggtggggaccttcagggtgcaataccgagggcggacgcggcaactggacttgcttgtggtcaagggcccctacattagcttactgggattagcatggtttggaccactggggctagccgtcaccggggtgaaccacactagcttacaagtggacgtggacgccatatgcaaggaatttccgggggttttcgatgggaaattgggacagtatacgggcccccccattgctctacagcttgaccccgcagtacgaccggtcaggctcaaggcccgccgggtcccgttcgccctgaaacctcgtatagacgaggaattggaccggctcgtgaagcaaggagtgctggagccggtgcctaatgccccctgggaaaccccaatcgtcacgcccgtcaagcctaatggttcagtccgcatctgcgcagactacaaatgtaccataaacaaggccctcacggcccatgcatacccagtgccagtggtcagccatgttcttgccaccctggctgggtcgaaaatttttggcaagctggacttggccc is from Podarcis raffonei isolate rPodRaf1 chromosome 3, rPodRaf1.pri, whole genome shotgun sequence and encodes:
- the LOC128411567 gene encoding uncharacterized protein LOC128411567; this encodes MLRDRLVGGLKDEKLQRRLYAKKDLTFQVALEEALATEAAERSTQEARPSQPSQPRVHHEDLTDDSGSDREEVHRVQQRTQAAHIPQLPRRGGNCASCGESHERRTCRFRNAECRQCRKLGHIARVCRARPTRRQASDDQSKSPRSRGPTHQGNSTELTDFQVYQLPDSLEFCLQNGSMSTPGLEVRSKDLLAAYGSCVTS